The sequence GCGCCAGGTCGGCCACTACCGCGCCGAGCGCGTCCGCCTCGTGCGCACCGCGCCCGTCCTGGAGGCGGCCCGATGAGCGTGCTGCAACTCCTCCTCGCCGCCGTCCTGATCCTCGCCAACGGCTTCTTCGTCGGCGCCGAGTTCGCCCTCGTCTCCGTACGGCGCAGCCAGATCGAGCCGCTCGCGGCGGACTCCGCGCGCGCCCGCCGGGTCCTGCACGGCCTCGAACACCTGCCGAAGATGATGGCGGCGGCCCAGTTCGGGATCACCCTGTGCTCCCTGACCCTCGGCGCCGTCGCCGAGCCGACCGTCGCGCACCTCCTGGAGCCGCTCTTCACCGCCGCGCACCTGCCCGAGGGGCTCGTGCACCCGCTCGGCTACGTTATCGCGCTGCTCCTCGTCGTCTTCCTCCACCTCGTCATCGGCGAGATGGTCCCGAAGAACCTCGCGATGGCGGCGCCCGAGAAGGCCGCGCTGTGGTTCGGACCGGGGCTCATCGCCTTCGCCCGCGTCTGCGGCCCCGTCACCCTCTTCCTCGCCGCGTGCGCCAGGCTCGTCCTGCGCGCCTTCCGCGTCGAGCCGAAGGACGAGGTCGAGGCCGTCTTCACGAGCGACCAGCTCAGCCACCTCGTCGAGGACGCCGGCCAGGCGGGACTGCTCGACGCGGAGGCCCAGGAACGCCTGGAGGACGCGCTCGAACTCGGCACCCGCCCCGTCACCGACGTCCTCCTCGACCGTTCCCAGCTCGTCACGGTCGACCCCGCCGTCACCCCGCGCCGCATCGAGGAGCTGACCGTCGCCACCGGCTACAGCCGCTTCCCGGTCCTCGGCACGGGCGGCGTCTTCATGGGATACCTGCACGTCAAGGACGTGCTCGACCTCGACGAGCCCGACCGCGCGGTGCCGCAGCGCCTGTGGCACCGCATGATCACGCTGCGCGCCGAGCTGCCGCTCGACGACGCCCTCACCGTGATGCGCCGCGCGGCGACGCACCTCGCGCAGGTCGCCGACGCGAGCGGCCGTGTCCTCGGCCTCGTCACGCTGGAGGACGCGCTCGAACTCCTCGTCGGCGAGGTCACCGACCCGGCCCACCGCCTCCCGGAACCCGGGCGGGCGACCGCCCCCACGCGCGCCCGCGTGCAGGTCGAGCCCGTCACGGTCCAGCGGCAGCCCGGCCCCGGCGAGGAGGCCCTGACCGGCTAGGCCCCGCACGGTGTGCCGCCGTTCCCGGACCGGGGCGGCGGCACACGTGTGCCCGTGCCTCAGAAGTCGTCCTCGGCGGTCGGCTCGTGCGGCCCCGGGCTGCGCCCCGACAGGACCTCCCCGTACGCCTGCATCAGGTCCGGCAGGCGCAGCGTCGCGAGGTCGTCGCGGCTCGGCGGGTCCGGGTAGCCCATCAGGCGCAGGTCCCGGTAGGCGCAGGACTTCTCGTACAGCGTGCGCAGGAAGCGGCCGTTGCCCAGCTCGTCGATCCAGCCCTCCTCGACGACGTGCCCCGCGATCGAGGCGAGTTCCTCGCGCGCCTCCTCGTCCCAGTGGTCCCCGTTCGCGCTCGCCAGCACCTCGCCGATGCGGGTCAGCTCCGCCGGGCGGTACGAGGGGAAGTCGACGCGGCTCGTGAAGCGCGAACCGAGCCCCGGGTTGGCGGCGAGGAGCCGGTCCATGCCCTCCGGGTAGCCCGCGAGGATCACCACGAGGTGGCCCCGGTTGTCCTCCGCGCGCTTGAGGAGCACCTGCAGCGCCTCGTCCCCGTACGCGTCCCCGCGCCCGTAGCCGGAGTTGGAGAGGCTGTACGCCTCGTCGACGAAGAGGACCCCGCCGAGGGCCGAGTCGATCAGCTCGTTCGCCTTGACCGCCGTCTGCCCCAGGTACTCGCCCACGAGGTCGGAGCGCTGCGCCTCCACGAGGTGGTCCCCGCCGAGCAGCCCCAGCGCGTAGAAGACCCGTCCGAGGATGCGCGCGACCGTTGTCTTCCCGGTGCCCGAGGGGCCCGAGAAGATGAAGTGCCGCTTCGGCGGCTGCACCGGCAGGCCCTGCTCCGCGCGCAGCCGCGCCATGTTCAACTGCGCCGACAGCGCCCGTACCTGACGCTTCACCGGTTCCAGGCCGACCATCTGCTCCAGCTCGGCGAGCGCCGCCTCCAGGAGCGCGGGATCGGCCGGTCCCGCGGGCATCCGCTGCGGGCCGGGCTGCGCGGGCAGCACCGCCTTCTCGCGCACGTCGTCGGCGGGGCCGCCGACCGGCGGCTCCCCGCCCAGGTGCGGCGGCTCGGCCGCGGCCGGGTCCGGGCCGAAGAGCGGCTCGCCGCCGTCCCGCGCCGCCGCCGTGTCCTGGCCCGCGCCGCCCAGGCTCACCGCCGCGTAGTCGAGCGGCGAGGCGAGGTCCTGGTAGCCGTCGCCCTCGGAGATCGCGGCGAGCCGCGCCGCCGTGTCCATGAAGCCCGCGTCGACCCGGTGCACCGCGCGGTACAGCGGCAGCGCCGCCGCGCTGCGCCCGCTGCCCTCGCGGGCCCGCGCCAGCCAGTACCGCAGCTCCTTGCGCTGCGGCTGCTCGCTGCGGCAGCGCATGAGCGCCGCCGAGAGCAGCGGCTCCGCCTGCCCGTACATCTCCAGGCGGACCCGTGCCATCCCGCCGAAGAGCCCTGCCTCGATGCCGAGGAGCGGGTCGTCGAGCAGGGGATCGGTGTGCCGGGCCAGTTGCTCCCAGTCCTTCACGAGATAGGCGCGGCAGGCGTGCAGGAAGCGCACCTGCCGGTCGCTCTCGGGCGGCGGCAGCGCGCCGAGTGCCCGGTCGAGGTCGGGGACATGGCGCCCGTCGAGCCAGTGCGAGGCGTGCGCGAGCAGCAGGTCGCGCGTCGTCTCCAGCACCGGCTGCACCCACCAGCCCAGCCAGTACCAGGAGTTGAGCGGGCGCCGGTGCCTGGCGCGCTGCTCGCCGAATCGGTCGCGGTGCTGGAACATGCGCAGCAGCGCGGCCGGGGTGTCGATGCGCAGGGCGTGCAGGCCGAGCCAGCCGTCCGCCATGCCCGGATCGAGGCGCACCGCGGTGCGGAACTCCTCCTCCGCCTGTGGATACGCGCCCATCGTGTAGGCGTCGACGCCGCGCAACCAGGCGAGATCGGCCGGGCCCGGTGCGCCGTGCGTGCCGAAGTCCATCACGTCCCCCACAAACCGTGCCCCCGTGGCCTTGCCGCCGGACCCGCCGTCGGCCGCGCGGCCGAACCGCCGCGCCGCGAGCGGCTCTTGCTCCCCCGTGCGGATGCCGCCCGCCAGGGGACGGGCCGCACTGCGGCATCGTACCTGCGGGGACGTGTCCGGCCGAAGGGTGTCGCGGGCGCCGCGGAGGCAGCGCCGGGCGCACGGGGCGCACGGGGAGGCGTCCACGGACGGTCACTCGCCGTGAGTGGACGAATGCGTCAAGTGGGCCTAAAGCGGGGGGTGCGGGACAGAACGAAGCCCCCGGTCACGGGGGAACAACCGGGGGCTTCGTGTCTGCGGTGCGGCCCGCCGGGCCGCACACCGTGAACGTAAGACCAGGGCGGGCCCCGGGTCAAGACGCTCCGGGGAAGTCACGGGGGCTGCTTTCGGCTTCTTTCCGCTTCGTCGGCGGAGGTTGACGCTCCGTCACCGAAGAGGGGGTCGCGCGCTCCGTCCCGGTTCACTTCCGCAGCACGTACCCCTCGCCGCACTCCTGTACCAGCGCGTCCGCGAAGGGGCGGGACGGGTCGGCGCGGAAGTGCGCGGCCTCCGCCCGCTCCCAGCCGTCCCAGAAGTCCGCGAGGTCAGGACCGTCCCTTTCGCGCCCGCGTTCCCAGGCCGCCTCCCTGGCCAGATCCATCCACCACAGCAGCGAAAGCCACGGCCGCAGTGCCCGTCGCCCCGCCCCGACGCCCTCGACGAGCACGACGGGCGCCGGGGCGGCGGTACGGGTGCGCCCCGGGCGGCGCGCGTGCCAGTCGTACGGCCGGAAGACGGCGGACTCCCCGTGCGCGAAGGGTTCGAGCACCTGTGCGGCGAAGCGGCCCGTCCAGCCGAAGGGGTGCTCGTGCGAGGCGAAGTCGTCCAGGCGCAGCACGGGCACTCCGCCGAGCGCCTCCGCGACCCGGAGCGCGAGCGTCGACTTGCCCGAGCCCGCGTGCCCGTCGATCCCGACGAGCCGTACGGGGCCGCAGGACGGAGCGAGGCCGCGCAGCCGCTCCGCGAGCACGGCCGCGCTGACGGCGCCGTCGGCGGCCGGGGACGGGGGGTCGGACGGCTTCGCCGTCTCGTCCTGGGCGTTCACGGCGGCAAGCCTACGGGGAGCGCGCGCCGGGGGCGCACGCACTCCACCACCCGCCCCGCGCCTCTCGCGCCCCACCGCGCGGGGAGCCCCGCGCGGGCCCGTCCGTTCCGCCGCTCGGAGCAGCCCCGTACCCCTCAGAGGTCCAGGCCAATATTGGTGCCCGCACCGGAGCCGGAAAAGCTGGTCCCGAGGGTCCCCGGGGGTGATAGTGGCCCCTGACGTGCACCTGTCCGTCCGGGCCTTCCCCAGCTCCGCGCCCGTACGGCGGGCCGCACCGACCACCGAGATGGACCCACACAGATGGGGGACCCCCGCCCATGACCGGCTCCACATCCCGTCGCACCGTCCTCACCGCGGCCGTCGCCGTCGCC comes from Streptomyces sp. Tu6071 and encodes:
- a CDS encoding hemolysin family protein — encoded protein: MSVLQLLLAAVLILANGFFVGAEFALVSVRRSQIEPLAADSARARRVLHGLEHLPKMMAAAQFGITLCSLTLGAVAEPTVAHLLEPLFTAAHLPEGLVHPLGYVIALLLVVFLHLVIGEMVPKNLAMAAPEKAALWFGPGLIAFARVCGPVTLFLAACARLVLRAFRVEPKDEVEAVFTSDQLSHLVEDAGQAGLLDAEAQERLEDALELGTRPVTDVLLDRSQLVTVDPAVTPRRIEELTVATGYSRFPVLGTGGVFMGYLHVKDVLDLDEPDRAVPQRLWHRMITLRAELPLDDALTVMRRAATHLAQVADASGRVLGLVTLEDALELLVGEVTDPAHRLPEPGRATAPTRARVQVEPVTVQRQPGPGEEALTG
- a CDS encoding AAA family ATPase, whose product is MDFGTHGAPGPADLAWLRGVDAYTMGAYPQAEEEFRTAVRLDPGMADGWLGLHALRIDTPAALLRMFQHRDRFGEQRARHRRPLNSWYWLGWWVQPVLETTRDLLLAHASHWLDGRHVPDLDRALGALPPPESDRQVRFLHACRAYLVKDWEQLARHTDPLLDDPLLGIEAGLFGGMARVRLEMYGQAEPLLSAALMRCRSEQPQRKELRYWLARAREGSGRSAAALPLYRAVHRVDAGFMDTAARLAAISEGDGYQDLASPLDYAAVSLGGAGQDTAAARDGGEPLFGPDPAAAEPPHLGGEPPVGGPADDVREKAVLPAQPGPQRMPAGPADPALLEAALAELEQMVGLEPVKRQVRALSAQLNMARLRAEQGLPVQPPKRHFIFSGPSGTGKTTVARILGRVFYALGLLGGDHLVEAQRSDLVGEYLGQTAVKANELIDSALGGVLFVDEAYSLSNSGYGRGDAYGDEALQVLLKRAEDNRGHLVVILAGYPEGMDRLLAANPGLGSRFTSRVDFPSYRPAELTRIGEVLASANGDHWDEEAREELASIAGHVVEEGWIDELGNGRFLRTLYEKSCAYRDLRLMGYPDPPSRDDLATLRLPDLMQAYGEVLSGRSPGPHEPTAEDDF
- a CDS encoding uridine kinase family protein, producing MLAERLRGLAPSCGPVRLVGIDGHAGSGKSTLALRVAEALGGVPVLRLDDFASHEHPFGWTGRFAAQVLEPFAHGESAVFRPYDWHARRPGRTRTAAPAPVVLVEGVGAGRRALRPWLSLLWWMDLAREAAWERGRERDGPDLADFWDGWERAEAAHFRADPSRPFADALVQECGEGYVLRK